A genome region from Anopheles stephensi strain Indian chromosome 2, UCI_ANSTEP_V1.0, whole genome shotgun sequence includes the following:
- the LOC118504176 gene encoding uncharacterized protein LOC118504176: protein MTNTGPKGERGKNTYKRSGQQLFPTLLKEDLFRVKHFSPGVFGANVKHVASKRQRQHNNQKPTHSRWKVPESPHGVDKKAARCVIKCCRTLPSLHSPLSFSSSKDGKVPTNNKKKKGSCA, encoded by the exons ATGACAAACACTGGGCCAAAGggagaaagaggaaaaaacacaTATAAACGGAGCGGACAGCAATTGTTCCCTACCTTGCTGAAG GAAGAC TTGTTCAGAGTCAAGCATTTTTCGCCAGGAGTGTTTGGCGCCAACGTGAAACACGTGGCCAGCAAAAGGCAGAGGCaacacaacaaccaaaaacccacccacTCTCGGTGGAAAGTCCCAGAAAGTCCACACGGAGTAGATAAAAAGGCAGCAAGATGTGTCATAAAGTGCTGCCGCACCCTGCCTTCTCTCCACTCGCCCCTTTCCTTCTCGTCTTCCAAAGATGGGAAAGttccaaccaacaacaaaaaaaagaagggaagtTGTGCATAA